The sequence ATTCCAATTCACTATAATGGGGTTTGGTTAAGGTAGAAAATAATGTAAAAttaagagagagggagggagggagagagatggtGTCTGTCCATCATCAAACACTCATTACACCCACAATGTCTAACACGGAATATTTTTAAAAGCAGTTTATGAAAGCAAAAACTGATGACCTGATtgatgcataaaagttctaaagATGCTGGTTATGGAGAAGAAAAAGTATTTATCCGTGCAGTATGGTCTTAAAAATGCCAGGAACATCATTTTTAAATTGTGGAGTTCCTACAAAACGTAGATAGATTGTGCACACAAAACGCTCACAGAGGTATCAAGAAGCAGGTTTAGTGCTTCCAAAGGGACATAAGCATAACACAACATTACCAAGCAGCAGTTCTATGCATCCTATGGCATGCCTAAATACGGATACAGTAACTGGAACACATCATCATACTGCAAGCACTTAAACTTTACCTCTTGAGGAGGAGGTAGACCCTGTCCACGATTTTCCTCCATATGTGGTCTGAAATACGGCATGTCATAACCAGTCTGAGGATCAAATGCCTGCTTCCAAACAGAAAATGTCAGAATGAACATTCACGAATATGTAAATATATGTCAGAACATGCAAACGCTTCTTCCAAATGAAGGCCTTTTACCAGTATATCAAAAATTAAAGGTCCAGAAAACACCATTAATCACATCCAACAACTATCAGAAACATTGGTTGGACAATGAAATTGCAAAGCTGACCCTAATCTTATACCTATACATACAACAAAGGTGACACTAGTCTGACCAGCGTACTCACCGAAAAACCTTGTAACTCTGGTGGATCTTGCTGCTGTGAGTCGGAAGGTGCATAGGATGAACTGTTGTCTTGAACCAAACCAATATCTGCATAATTGCCCAAGTTCTGAGGACTCAAAGTCTCTTTATTCTCAGGCAATTGATGTTCAGCAACTACACCTGATGCAGGGGAATCAGATCCAGAACTTACTTGGTGATCTAATAAATCCACCGGATTTATGGCAGAAGCCTCATCACTGCACGACTCTGCAGCTGATACTGACAAACTGTACAATAGAATCATTTATAAGTCAAACGTGCATAGGATGCCAACAGATGTTAACTGCAAACAAATTTCTCAAAAACTACTTGGACGGGTCACAGCAAAGTTAACTCATCACTTGCTATAATTAGATAGCGCCTACCTTGCTGCAGCTTCCCTGTTTGACTCCTCTGAAGCTCCCACTTGAAATCCATTAACTATGTTCCCTCTTGAATCAGGCTCTGTCCCCAAGCTTCCAAATGTTAACTGAAAACGATCACTGTCTGGGACCCTAATACTATGTGCTATGACAACGTTACagttatcatatatatttactaGAGCGAGCTTATCTTGCAATTTAGCCGCTTCTGACTCTGAAACCTGAGGATCACCAGAAGCAGGTGAAACAGATTTTGTTGGTGTTCCAATGACTCCAGGACTATTAGAACTTGCCTTTTGGCTTGACTTAGGTTTCCACTCCTTATTAGGCTGGGAAGCTGCACCCGGAAACATGATTAATACTCTTGCAACACGTCCATTAAGACATGACTCAAAGGCTTCAAAAGTGAAGACAAACCTTTCAAACAAAAGcacatagatttttttttttaatttttttttttaagaaattttattGCACAGAACAATAAAAATACAAGGGTGGACAAGAagtccaacaacaacaacaaaactccACAAAACCAACTAACAGCAGCATTCCAATTCCATCTAATTTCTGAATCATTCtgataaagaaaaatatctaaatgttaaaccaaaaaaaataaacagatCAACAAGCTACTGTTGAGATTTTATGACATCTTACAGATGTTTTCAGCTTTGGCAAAGGAAAAAGTTAATATTAACGCcaccaaataaaatttaaaccaaatatAGGTTAACGGTGAGGTTTTCTGACACGAACAAACATTTTATGCTTTAATTCTGTTATTATAGTTTTCGTATGTAGATGAATTCATGTCAAGAGGAATGAATTTAAAGTCCATAATTAAAGCAAGTATTACCTTTTTGATGTCCCACAGGTTGTTGGTGTGGCCTGACATTGTGCTGATTACTTAACAACGGTCTGCTGCCCGACATGCTAGGTATCACAGATTCAGAAGTTTGGCTCACTTGATCAGTTTTAGAGATTCCAGTAAAAGGTCGAAATGACTCAGTAGAATCCTCTTTTCCCAAAAGTGAATTTGAGACAGAAGTCACAGAGCTACTTGGAGCAAAGGACTTGGAGCTGTCAGAAGCTTGTCTCCTAACACCAACCTCCCGTTTAATAGCACCAACAGAAGCAGCTGGTCTGGAATCAGGAGATGGCACATGAACAGGATCCGTGGAAGATGAATACACCCCAACAACAGAGTTGCTCGATATCACCATTGGAGAGTGCAGTTGGGAACTGTTTGGCTTCCCTCCTTGCCCCCGTGAAGCTACATTTGGAAGAGTAACTCGGTTCTCCACTAATGTCTCTTTTCTAACAGTACCAGTTGAATTAGCACCACTGCTTCTAATTTGAGTTTGCGCATTCAATCCATGAGATGAATTTTGTCTGCTAGATGGCTTTTGACTATTTGAACTTCCTGTTGGGCTGAAAGCACATTAAAACAATCATCATAAGTTAACGCAGTAATAACACAGCAAATGCAAATACATATTTTTCAACGCTATGGACAAATAAAAGCAGGAAACTTTGTATAAATACCAAAAGTCCTAAATACAAAGAACCCCTGAAACTAAAGGTCTTCAGAAACAGCAACCTCAAATGTTACAAACAAAGCTGAGTCTCCTCTAGGTTTATACAACAATAAATTGTGATATTCTATGGCAAGGCATTGACATATAGCCAAGAATAATATGTAGCTACACACATAAAGACACACACGATAATAATGATAGAAAACATACCCCTTTCCAGAATTATTTGACGCTTGCTCATTGGTGGAAGTTGTACATTTTGGTGAAGCAGGCTTCGCTTCTTTATTGACATTACCGTTAATTCGGTTGTCTCTCACAACACGGAATTCTCTGCTGATTCTTGTACCTAGGAAGAGTCTATCATTAGCTAGTAATTCAAAGGAATATTACAGAGGGTAAAGTATCCGGAAACATGGAAACACTGCGGCAAAACTTCTTTGGAAACACAAGTTGCAAAAGGTTATACTCTCAACCACTGCTTTATTTTCAGTAGCTTTTATATTATATTACCAAAACGCTAGTTCAATGGGTTCTATTAGAAGCTATTTTCAGAATCTTTTATATGACAAGTATATTAACAAAACAGCAGCCAGGTTGACAAAAAACAGACTTGCCATTGTCATTGACTAGAAACCAAAATCAGTTTAATTGCCTTTCAACCTCTCTAGGCCTAAAGATCCAATTTGCACCATCACACAAGTGCCCAAAGTAGCATTTCAAATGCTTTTCGCTGAAAGGCAAAGCACTTTTTCTTGCAACAACTCCTTGAGATGCAGCAAGGATTACAAAGTTGGACTTTATGGAGCTCTTAGCAGAATCAACAGTTCAGGTTCCTCATTATAGCTACCGTTGAATTGGAGAAAGCACAATAGTTCTCCACATTTTGTTAGTTTACCTTCTTTTCCTGGTGATATCTTTGAATATGTTAGCCTGAGATTGTCATAATTTATTTACATTCACCGGCCGAGGATATCATTCATTAGTTTCAAAGCTACTAAGTTTTCTGACCACTCACCACTGCTCTCAGGAAGGCACAGTACCTCTTTTACTAGTCTATTTTCAATCGTATTGTCGAATATGACTTGAAGCTATCAAAAGGCACATGAAACTTATTTCCCTTCAATGTTATGAGATGCGTTGTTTGGAGGAGAGAGGTAGAAGCAGTGGGAGAAGTTTTCACaattattgtgtttttttttttgtacttttaatcgtataaattgattacaaatttaaaacattttaattgaTGTGGATGACCACCTCAACTGCCACATAAGGTGGTATTAGTATTGTGGTACAAGTAGGTGGTAAGAAGGAGCATTTCCCCCATCCCTTAAACTTTGGTAACAAAGAAGCATAAACCCGAGCGAAATATTCCCCGAGGTTCCTAAATCTAGATACCGATTTCCATGAAAAGGGCCATTTATGTCACATTAGTTAAATCACACTGTTTCAAAGCATAGACCACTCGTCTATAACACATCCATTTtcaaaaatacttaaatatACAATAAAAGTGATGCGGTGGTTAACAAGACAAATATCCAAATAGAGCATATTAGCAAATCAAGCAACCAATACAACAAACTCCCACTACCCTCAAGGACAACTTTTCTCAATCAACAATGAAGTATGAGCCTACATATATCTTTTTCAATGCAATCAGCCCAGTTAACACTAAGAAGGAATAATGTATTGATCCGAGCCAATTCAAAAACCTCTATTTCTTTCATGATTTCAACTAGGCACGTGAATAAAAAGAGCTAGTTGAAAAAAGACAATAATTAATAATCATGAGGCTTTGTTTACAgtaaataaccaaaaaaaaaaaaaaaaaaaaagcctataGAAGAATTAAAAAGCTTGTAATAAATCAGGACATAAATGAATTACCAGTTGAACCGCCACGAGCATAACCTCCTCTTCTAACATTACGATCAGAAAATGTATTGCGAGATGAGGGATGATCAGAAAATGTATTGCGAGATGAGGGACGATCAGGAAATGTATTGTGAGATGAAGGACGATCAGACGTATTCTGAGAAGAGGGATGATCAGAAGTTGTATTCTGAGAAGAGGGGCGATCAGAGGATGTATTTGGTTTGGGTCCTTGGCCTGCACTCTCAGAATGTCTCCTTGCATCCACAGAAACCTTGTGCCCATTACTCTAAAGCCACAAGTACAGTAAACCAGTAAAACTTTTGCTTTGCAATAGGTTCCCTTTAGGACTATTTGaatcaacataaaaaaacaatacgttatggtaattaaaaataaaaattaagtgAGTCCCGCAAAACCACGACTATCTCCCAAACAActaaccaataaaaaataataatatcagCTTCACAATGTGGTCATTTGAAAGCAGTTACAATGCCTTCAAGGTTGACATAAGTCAACTAACAAGCTTAATTAGGAGAACCACCAATTCTTGATGAAATGAAACACATGACATAGAATTACTCCGCAGTGCATTAATTGATTGCCAAAGACCTTTTATATCTCACTAGACTAAATGATAGCAGTATTCTTTTTCTTGGGAGGCTTTCATTtggcaaaaacataaaaaccttGGTAACAGCATAATGTTAATTACTGCTTTTCTGGGGATCACTTTGCCAAAAAGATCATGAATTTGATTAATCAAACGAGCCAGTAGATTAGCGGTACACTAACGTGTGCCTGTCACTATTAAGTATTGAGTGATGAATTGTATAGTACAGGAAGCCACAACTCAACAGTATTTAACCATGCATCATTACACCAGTTCTGAAAAGAGTTAGGATCTTCATGCAGAACGTAAATTCTGCATATCAACTACTGTTCATGTAGTCTTCCGTGTACCATgctaaaatatataaaactaaaGGTGGGAAAATGAAACCACAGGAAAGATGAACAGTAACTCAAAGCCAACCAAAACTTGCATTAGAGGATACCTCCTTCCTTTTGTCTCTTTTTCTCTTCACAACATGAAATGGGTCTGGGTAAAACCAAACGAAAATATTCACAGTAAGAAACTGAACTAGTATATAAAAAATGCAAGATAATGGTATTACGCAATCAACAATGAGAAATTGTGTTGATATGTGTCAAGAAAATGAAGCAAGTACGATTCCTCTAATACAGCTTCAAAAGTTCAATGGAAGCATGTAATAAGTACATATGTGAAAATACAGCTCAAAAAGAAACTTCAAATAGAAGGAGATACACAAAAAAGAGGTCACCAAAAATCAAAACTCTCAATCTAGCCACTCCCAAAAGTTTAACTAGTTAGAGGTACTAGTAGAATGAGGTAATAATCGCCAAGGCAACCGTAAATACTACTTTAATACAATCGGACTTGGTTTACCACTGACACCCGAAAACAAGTTCAATCAATTAGGTCATAAAAATGAAGTAAAGGCGGAATTTTTACAATGGCAAAACCTCAATAACAAAAAGCACAGGTGCCACATTCCACAAAACAACCCTAAAATCAATAACTAAAATAACCAAACACGAAATAACGCTTAGAACACCGAACAATGGACTCATCAAGCAGGAAAGTAACCCCAATCGAAAAACAGAAGTTCATTACCCAAAACAGAAgagcaaaataaaaaatcactacACAGAGCAATAGTACCACAGATCTAGGCAAAACAGAGTCAAAAGCAGAGACCTTGGTTGAGCAATTTCTGGGCCGTTTCATTAGGATCCATGTCGGTTTCTTTGAGAGCCCAATAGATATCAATATCCGAGTAATTACCCACTATTTCTTTGATCGATTGAATCGTTTTTCTCACTCCTGCTGAGATTATCTGAGTCCCACCTTCGATTCGCGACCCGGCGACCATCTCTCACTCTATCTCCGTCCcgaattcaaaatttaaaaaaaaaatcaaaatcaaaagaaaacggAAAACCCAAATACTGTACGATAGATATACGGTCAAGGGCAATACATATGGCggaatcaaaaccctaatcagATGACAGAAATGTGAGAGAGGGTTTTGAAAACGTTTTACTACTCAAAGACTTGTCAGGGGCAAAATCCTGAAATTCTGAGAATTGGGGGAATTATCTGCCCTTGGTGTTTGTGTTAAAATGCGGGTCTGCCGCTGTATGTAGAGGTGATTTGGgatttaaaccctagttttctTTCTAAAGCTCACCAGTGCCTCAGTGACAACCCATTTGAAACCCTTTGTCCAGTTTAATAACTATTTTGTTTcgtaatttcttttttattttatgtttaacaaaataaagattcaatactaattaaaaaaatagaggcatttaatatcattttgttttcaattttcaaacaaaaatcgAAAACTCAATGGTTATATTTTGAGAATTTAAGAAAgtagttttcaattttattttattttattttttgaaaactaaaactgTCACTCCTGACCCAGGCTACATCACATCCCGAACctgactccgccgtagcatgatattgtccactttgggccccaaccacgccctcacggttttgtttttgggaacttacGTGAGCAGAACTTCTCAGTAAGTCAcctatcctgggattgctctcacgcgaactcgcttaacttcggagttccgatggaacccgaagccaatgagttcccaaaaagttTCATGCTAAATAaggtgagcatgtacatataagacacAGAGGATTCACTTCCCTCAACAATTTGGaatctaataaaaaataagcaaaataatattccttaaaaatttgaaaacaaaaatggttatcaaacgaatctcaagaaaatagttttcacttttcactttccactctctttatttttcagttttcaaaaagtaaaaacaaaaattaaaaattaaaaacgaaatagTTATTGGAGACCGCTTATTCACTATTATTGCTGGGTGACCAAGTTATAAATTTTGggataaattacattttacccatTTAGGTTTGGagtcgatttcaattccttacaatatctttaaaacatttcaatttcatacatttacttatcattttatttcaatttcatacatccgttagaaaatcTATTAAGTAaactgttaagtgatgacgtggaaAATAAGGGGTCcccatttgtgctgatgtggctgccacatttgtgtcaCGTAACTAAAcacttaataaaaatattaaaatattaaaataatttttttttttttttaaaaagccaTAACCCAATTCGTCTTCCTCACCCGAGAATACCCCCAACCCAAGCCCACCCCTAAATCAGAcacactccctctctctctctaatcctTAGCTCCAAAAATCCCCCTATCCCCACCTGTCATAATTTTCGAACCATCATCACGAACACCACCTCGTCCCGTTCGATTTTATCAATTAAATTACCATTTTGTCCTCCACTTTCTCCTACCTCCTTTCCCATATCCCATACGAGAGAGAGCATATGATATGATCACCTGCAAAAACACCAAATCCCAAATCTACCATCACCACCACATGCATTCCCCTCCTCCGTCGTAGGGTTTATCCCACTCGTCCCGAGTCGACTCACCCGACTCGTTCATGAACCAAAACCACAATTACAAGAGGAGCAGTAATGTCTCCAACAAAGAGATGGTAATCATGGACGCCCGACCCATAAAGCTGAACAGCCAATCCAATTCCATATTTAACCCTAACACCAGCCAGAGCCTCGCCTCCATCCTCAACAACCCTAACGCCTCTTACGCCTCCTCCTGGGTCGACTGGTAGTCCTTCTCCACCTCCGTCACCCTGTCCGAATTCGCATCTCTCATGCCGAAATATGCATTTGACGCCGTGACCCGATCCGACTTCCAACCCAACCTCACCTTCGTCTCCGATCACTATAACTAGTTCAAGGACAGCATCAACCACGTGAAGAATGAGAAATTCGATGTCGATTCCATCGGTGGCCAAGGCGAAGCCCTCATTGCGTGCCTCTGGAGTGTGGGCTCGGGTAAGGAGAAGAGGTGTGTCTGATTTGGGTTGGGGGTGTGCTCGAGTAGGGAAAAAAGGTGGGGAAGATGAATTGGGTTTTAGCttgctttctttttattttctttaattaattatttaaaattttaaaattttttattaagtgttTAGCCATGCGGCATAAATGTGGCagtcacgtcatcacttaacggtttatttaacatatttttttaacagatatatgaaattgaaataaaatgataagtaaatgtatgaaattgaaatgttttaaagatattataAGGAATTAAAATCGACTTTAAACctgagggggtaaaatgtaatttaccctaaattttGGTTTATACGCTCTAGGTATGGTCTCCATGTTTTAAATTTGTCCATTGCCTAGCAATATATTCGAATTACACGTGGCACACTCCTATTTGCCATCAATGTCTGCTCGTAAGAACTACTATTTCGAACTGGTCTTTTTCCAATTAAACCCCTCAAAAGGCCAACTACACCAAAAATACATTATTTTGGGCCTCACGCTAAATCCAGGTACTGCCTACAGTGATCTTTGCCCAATTCACTTTAGGGCCTTAGGCCCAGTTGAAATCATTCTAAATCTgaggcaaaaaaaaaagataaaacaaCACGAAACTTTAACAAAACAACATTGCCTTTCAGATGAAGAAACTGATACCAGTTTACAGTAAGAGTCTGATGAAAAGTATATGCCTTTATAGATCAAATTTCATTCCCGTAAACATTTTTCACATCCCCATTTTTTGCACCCTTTCACCGAATTCCCACGAATAACCAATAACATTATCCATCCgtaaaagataaaagaaattcCACAGTTCACATAGATATATTTAACTGAAGTCAAGTAACTTGGGTCGTAGTTGATAAACGACAGCTTTGTTGACGAGATTGCGCCTATGAACATACAGCTGTTTAATATAAGAGCCACCACCTCGAAGATGTGCTAACTTCTAAGTCATAAGTACTGCTCTTGGATCCTGGCCCTGTTCTCTTCCCACCACAATCTTGCATGCATTTCGCCAAACTTTTCTCGGCTGCATAAGAGAAGGATGCTGGAAATGAATTCATATTCAAGCCAATTTGATCATATATGTTACTGTAATATTGTTTGAGAACTCAACTAATCCAGTATTACACTTTTGTTTCCTTTAAATTTTGTTGGTAGGAGGAAGGAGGATAGTGCTGAATAAACTAGAGAATGTAAGAAATAAAACTACACAGGGTACTGTCATGGTCACTGTCTCACTATTTCAGACAACAATGGAGAACAAAACAATCACTAAAGGCAGTGCAAAGTAAAACTTAGCAATAATGAATTTAAGTTATTTAACTATCCATGATATAGAAACCAACTTACCTGAATCGGACACGTCTAAGCTCCCTAGCGCCACCTGGCAATGCTCTGATAGTGATGTACACTCCCGGTTCATCCTGTTCAACCCATTCAGTCTCCATATCACTGGCATTGCTAATTGAAAACTCTCCTGAGCGATCTGCCTCTGAACTAGTCCTTACAGAACCATCTATTGATGATGTCTCAGTTTTCACCCCACTGATGCTGGAAAGTTTAGGTGTTGAAGCTAGACCACTGGTTTCACAGTACTGACGTGATTGCATATGATGTTGGTCAAGTGAATCTGACGAAGAGTACCCCATACCCATTGGCCGGTGGAAGTTGCGGGGTAGG is a genomic window of Malus domestica chromosome 09, GDT2T_hap1 containing:
- the LOC103453596 gene encoding uncharacterized protein isoform X5; the encoded protein is MKRPRNCSTKSNGHKVSVDARRHSESAGQGPKPNTSSDRPSSQNTTSDHPSSQNTSDRPSSHNTFPDRPSSRNTFSDHPSSRNTFSDRNVRRGGYARGGSTGTRISREFRVVRDNRINGNVNKEAKPASPKCTTSTNEQASNNSGKGPTGSSNSQKPSSRQNSSHGLNAQTQIRSSGANSTGTVRKETLVENRVTLPNVASRGQGGKPNSSQLHSPMVISSNSVVGVYSSSTDPVHVPSPDSRPAASVGAIKREVGVRRQASDSSKSFAPSSSVTSVSNSLLGKEDSTESFRPFTGISKTDQVSQTSESVIPSMSGSRPLLSNQHNVRPHQQPVGHQKASQPNKEWKPKSSQKASSNSPGVIGTPTKSVSPASGDPQVSESEAAKLQDKLALVNIYDNCNVVIAHSIRVPDSDRFQLTFGSLGTEPDSRGNIVNGFQVGASEESNREAAASLSVSAAESCSDEASAINPVDLLDHQVSSGSDSPASGVVAEHQLPENKETLSPQNLGNYADIGLVQDNSSSYAPSDSQQQDPPELQGFSQAFDPQTGYDMPYFRPHMEENRGQGLPPPQEALSSHTINSMAASTVAMVQQQPPPVAQMYPQVHVSHYANLMPYRQFLSPVYVPPMAVPGYSNNPAYPHLSNGSSYLLMPGGGSHLNANSLKYGVQQFKPAPAGSPTGFGNFTNPNGYAMNAPGVVGGATGLEDSSRIKYKDGNLYIPNPQAETSEIWIQNAREHPGMQSTPYYNMPAQSPHGAYMPSHATHASFNAAAAQSSHMQFPGLYHPPQPTAIPNAHHMGPAMGGNVGVGVAAASPGAQVGAYQQPQLNHMNWQSNF